A DNA window from Ictalurus punctatus breed USDA103 chromosome 11, Coco_2.0, whole genome shotgun sequence contains the following coding sequences:
- the LOC108271491 gene encoding neurturin, with the protein MRGARAGRRKDGKRWWNQQDPIATSAQCHLTCWKVIFLMSVCLLEIVDGQRLEEKREESHSTTLMAQKEQRRPPWAVLSDPSLAEEGEEYRARWHRSLADISVAYQKSRKERKKRKRQRENLNQDCHLEKKQMRVRDLGLGYDSDEIVLFKYCVGTCMSSRRNYDMALKILTENGSILGRDVSTHPCCRPTRFEAVSFMDTRTNWQTIRWLSAANCSCVG; encoded by the exons ATGGCAAGAGGTGGTGGAATCAGCAGGATCCCATTGCAACATCTGCCCAGTGTCACCTGACCTGCTGGAAG GTGATTTTCctaatgagtgtgtgtctgctgGAGATTGTGGATGGGCAAAGACTTgaagagaagagggaagaatcaCACTCCACCACACTGATGGCCCAAAAAGAGCAGAGACGACCTCCGTGGGCTGTACTTTCTG ATCCATCCTTGGCAGAGGAAGGAGAGGAATACAGGGCCAGATGGCACCGGTCTCTAGCAGACATTTCTGTCGCTTATCAAAAATCCCGCAAAGAACGCAAGAAAAGAAAGCGGCAGCGAGAAAATCTGAACCAGGACTGTCACCTAGAGAAGAAACAGATGCGGGTGCGTGACCTTGGCTTAGGCTATGATTCAGACGAAATTGTGCTCTTTAAGTACTGTGTGGGGACGTGCATGAGTTCTCGGAGGAACTATGACATGGCGCTTAAAATTCTGACTGAGAACGGCAGCATCTTGGGCCGGGATGTAAGCACTCATCCGTGCTGCAGGCCTACACGGTTTGAGGCAGTGTCTTTCATGGACACCCGAACAAACTGGCAAACCATCCGGTGGCTCTCAGCAGCCAACTGCAGCTGTGTGGggtga